Within the Montipora foliosa isolate CH-2021 chromosome 11, ASM3666993v2, whole genome shotgun sequence genome, the region caatgttgcaagacaagttggacgtttttgttACTCGTATTACCGTAACACTTTGTTCATTTTTAGATACCTTCTCTGTTCAGGCCAAGAACCATTATTGATCATATGGCAATTCCTGCGCAAAACTGATCTTGACATGTTTTACGAATTGTGATCTCACTTAGCACTAAAATACACAAGAAAAAGAAGTTATTTTCATCAAAACCATCCAACCGACTGCTAAGTCAAGTGAAGGTCAAATTtaagtcagaaaaaaaaaacgatctAAAGGAagttaataaaaagaaaatcaaattcTTAATATAAAACAGTTATAAGGAAGTAAATACAACAACGTTATTGTATCATTGCTAATATTATTTAGTGAGTGAAGTGTAGGACACCTAAGAAGTTCTAGGAAGTTACAGTACaggtgaaaagaaaatttcaacatttggtgatttcaccttcttgttttgtagagtacggcaaagaagggcaccaatgatattcttgttttatgGCGTTGTCAGTCCATACTGAAGAGAAGAGGGGCGGCAAGGGGCTTAGTGAAAGAGGAAGTTTAACCAGACATGGCAGAATACATACCGCCAAAAAACTTTGTGAGTGCAAGACACACGAAAGAGTGCATACTGCAGCTGGCGAGAGGCCTTATGAATGCGAACAAAGCGGCAAGTGTTTCAGTCAGAGCCAATATTTGAGAAAACATGAAAGAGTGTATAATGGAGAGAAGCCCTATCATTGTAAACAATGTGGCAAAAGCTTTAGCCGAGCAGGAAATTTGAGGGCACACGAAAGAgtgcatactggagagaagccttatgaatgcaaacaatgcggcaagtgttttagGGAAGCAGGAGATTTAAGGAAACATGAAAGAgtgcatactggagagaagccttataaatgcaaacaatgtggcaagtgttttagccgagCAGGAAATTTGAGGGCACACGAAAGAgtgcatactggagagaagccttatgaatgcaaacaatgtggcaagtgtctTAGCCGAGCAGCacatttaaggacacatgaaagagtccatacagGGGAGaggccttatgaatgcaaacaatgtggcaagtgttttacgGAAGCAGGAGatttaagaaaacatgaaagagtgcatactggagagaagccttataaatgcaaacaatgtggcaagtgttttagccgagCAGGAAATTTGAGGGCACACGAAAGAgtgcatactggagagaagccttataaatgcaaacaatgtggcaagtgttttagggaagcaggaaatttaaggaaacatgaaagagtgcatactggagagaaggcttataaatgcaaacaatgtggcaagtgttttagccgagCAGCacatttaaggacacatgaaagagtccatacagGGGAGaggccttatgaatgcaaacaatgtggcaagtgttttagccaagcaggacagttaaggacacatgaaagagtccacacaggagagaagccttataaatgcaaacaatgtggcaaatgttttagccaagcaggacagttaaggacacatgaaagagtccacacaggagagaagccttataaatgcaaacaatgtggcaaatgttttagccaagcaggacaGTTAAGGACACATGAAACAGTCCACACAGGAaaaaagccttataaatgcagacaatgtggcaagtgttttagccaagcaggaagTTTGaggaaacatgaaagagtccatactggagaaaagcgtAATAAACGTAAGCCAAtaggaaagtctttttgcaacaGAGGTGTCAGAAAAGATGAAAAAGCAGGAGACCGTTCTGCAAGTGCAAATGAACAGGGGCTTCTCCCCTGTTGGCTTTGTCAGGAGGAGCTGAGCAGCGAGGAGCTTTTACTTGCACATTACCAAAATCATATGACGTTTGAGGAGCCGTCAACCTGAACTAGTTGTGTTGTATTttcccttgttgttgttgttggtgttgtcaaCAATtaagttcagttcagttcagttagAGTTGAGCCACTTTTCTAGTCAAATAAACAGGTTTTTGCATCAAATTATGACATTTGTTAAACGTATATAAAGTAAACtgtgaatgaaggggtagtttctaaagaaactgtggtgctgcgtcggtgggaaagtagtatacaaaaatttggttttatcaacggggttgataatgtaaattggccaccgtacagagattctaaaagctggcgtttcgagcgttagcccttcgtcagagcgaatcgagggattatgggttacgtgtagtttttatagtagagtaggagctacgctattggtggtaacatggcaacgtgaaaaataggaatatcttacttaaatgaaaagcgttcgttaataccgtgaggattaagggtgccgatttgaaagatgaatttttgttccagattcttgcggctttccgtcgtacctagatgtagggaaaggccgcagatagccatgtgttttttggagtggttaggcagattaaaatggcgagcgactggcttagatccatccttgtcattcttctcaacatcgcgaaggtgttcgcggaatcggtcacctagtcgtctacctgcctcaccaatgtataatttattgcataacgtacagtttatgcaataaatgacatttgcggaggtacatgtgaaacgatcggtgatcttaacagatcgcttaggtcccgatatcttgctagtgttaacaatgaaaagacaagtttttgcatcgtgagcgcgcgcatttgaaagtgccgggttgctcgttagttttgagcgcgcttctaactaaaaagttgcctacgtttttgtcgcgtttgaatgaaataagtggaggttgcgaaaagattctactagTCTTGGGATAATTTTGGAgtccacagagacaggatagccacgtttttcgaagaactggcacatctcctctgatttgctagAAAAATCGGAGTAaacactacatagacgtcgaagtctaagaaattgagaataaggaatggagttcttgacatgtgatggatgtgacgatgaatacaacaaataactgtgtgaatcagtaggtttttagtgcacactagtacatagcacgttgcctctaatagaaactttgatatctaggaaagccaatgaagtttccgaaatttcccaggtatatttaagagccggatgaaaagagttgacggaggttataaattgatcgagttctctgctggatgaaatagcgccgatgcagtcgtcgatgtagcggccgtagagttcaggtttggggccgttgtactgattaaaaaattggtgttcaacatatcctacaaaaagattggcatagctaggtcccattcttgtgcccatcgctacaccattaatttgtttgtaatagttgccggcgaatgaaaaacagttaagcgttaaaactagttcggcaaggcggaggagcgtttccgagctaggttctttgacagtgcgttgatcgaaaaagtgtttaagtgcttgaagaccttcgctactaggaatgactgtgtatagagatgtaatgtccatggtgaaaataagtttgtcttgtccggagaaattgaaatcgcggaaaatttgtagtgcgtgtgtactgtctttaatgtatgatggcccggatttgacgataggcgtcataatcctctctaagtagctagaaatgagttcggtggggcaactacaggcagaaacgatagggcgacctgggttgttgggtttgtgaattttaggcaagaagtaaatgcacgaagttctaggggtgttgatgatgagattagtggcagtgtccggtaattcttgattaactataagattttgaatggtgcctttgacaagtttttgatttttggaagtaagatctttagggattttggcataaaacgaggtatctgaaagttgccgcaaagcttctttttggtaaaggtcggaccgccaaacaactaccgcgccgcctttgtcggccgatttgacaactgtcgttgcgtttactaagatttttaagcgccgcccagtCTTctgaggaaaggttggaaaattcaatcgcaacactaaattttccaacctttcctcggaagagtgggcggcgcttaaaaatcttaatcaaatcggccgacaaaggcggcgaggtagttgtttggcggtccgacctttaccaaaaagaagctttgcggcaactttcggatacctcgttttatgccaaaatccctaaagatcttacttccaaaaatcaaaaacttgtcaaagacaccattcaaaatcttatagttaatcaagaattaccggacactgccactaatctcatcatcaacatccctagaacttcgtgcatttacttcttgcctaaaattcacaaacccaacaacccaggtcgccctatcgtttctgcctgtagttgccccaccgaactcatttctagctacttagacaggattatgacgcctattgtcaaatctttgccatcatacattaaagacagtacacacgcactacaaattttccgcgatttcaatttctccggccaagacaaacttattttcaccatggacattacatctctatacacagtcattcccaatagcgaaagtcttcaagcacttaaacactttttcgatcaacgcactgttaAAGAACCTAcgtagctcggaaacgctcctccgccttgccgaactagttttaacgcttaactgtttttcattcgccggcaactattacaaacaaattaatggtgtagcgatgggcacaagaatgggacctagctatgccaatctttttgtaggatatgttgaacaccaattttttaatcagtacaacggccccaaacctgaactctacggccgctacatcgacgactgcatcggcgctatttcatccagcagagaagaactcgatcaatttataacctccgtcaactcttttcatccggctctttaatatacctgggaaatttcggaaacttcattggctttcctagatatcaaagtttgtATTAGAGGCAACgagctatgtactagtgtgcactacaaacctactgattcacacagttatttgttgtattcatcgtcacatccatcacatgtcaagaactccattccttattctcaatttcttagacttcgacgtctatgtagtgttTACTCCGATTTTTctagcaaatcagaggagatgtgccagttcttcgaaaaacgtggctatcctgtctctgtggtcaaagcggaccatcatcgcgcccaacaatttgatcgacagtcatcactacaaacgtcacaaaaagataagaatgacagaattccattcaccctcactttccatcctcataatcacgcagtcaaaagcatcattcttagtaattttaaattactccaaaattaTCCCAAGActagtagaatcttttcgcaacctccacttatttcattcaaacgcgacaaaaacgtaggcaactttttagttagaagcgcgctcaaaactaacgagcaacccggcactttcaaatgcgcgcgcttacgatgcaaaacttgtcttttcattgttaccactagcaagatatcgggacctaagcgatctgttaagatcaccgatcgtttcacatgtacctccgcaaatgtcatttattgcataaacTGTACGTTATGCagtaaattatacattggtgagacaggtagacgactaggtgaccgattccgcgaacacctttgCGATGttaagaagaatgacaaggatgcatctaagccagtcgctcgccattttaatctgcctaaccactccaaaaaacacatggctatctgcggcctttccctacatctaggtacgacggaaagccgcaagaatctggaacaaaaattcatctttcaaatcggcacccttaatcctcacggtattaacgaacgcttttcatttaagtaagatattcctatttttcacgttgccatgttaccaccaatagcgtagctcctactctactataaaaactacacgtaacccataatccctcgattcgctctgacgaagggctaacgctcgaaacgtcagcttttagaatctctgtacggtggccaatttacattatcaactccgttgataaaaccaaatttttaaattaaactgtGCTGGTTAAAACCAAATCAACGTACGTGAACAAAATTGTGAAAATTAGACTCAGTTTGATCGATTTCATGCCAGTCAGAATAGATTTTTCTATTACACTCAGCGATTCACAAAAGTTTATACAGTTACCCTCATAAAGATGTTTTTGGTGATctctttttttcccctttttttcgctgttgtcgttctctttgttTGCCTATCTTTTATCATTATATTTGTGCCTCTCTGAATCGACTTTTTTCCTTTATACATAATTATTTATCCTGCCTCTTAGCTAAATTAGCTTCTTAGTTATTTTCTAGGGGGCATTGTACCTTTCTCAAGTCTATTACTTATTTCGTGTATCCCTATTTACGTGTGGTACAaataaatttgttgttgttgttgttgttgttaaattaAACATTCCGCGCGCACAGCTGCTTACAATTTCTAAAGTTTCAAGAAACTGTGCTACCACACGGGGTAACCACTAGCTTCTGTTACACTGCTGGATGTACAAGGTCGAAACCGGCAAGATTCATCCTCAGCTAACCCGTCCATGTTTCGGAACTAGCAGGACGCCACTGACTGCAAATTGTGACTACCGGTACTTGAAATAAACAAGCTTCAGTTGTG harbors:
- the LOC137976048 gene encoding zinc finger protein 709-like codes for the protein MALSVHTEEKRGGKGLSERGSLTRHGRIHTAKKLCECKTHERVHTAAGERPYECEQSGKCFSQSQYLRKHERVYNGEKPYHCKQCGKSFSRAGNLRAHERVHTGEKPYECKQCGKCFREAGDLRKHERVHTGEKPYKCKQCGKCFSRAGNLRAHERVHTGEKPYECKQCGKCLSRAAHLRTHERVHTGERPYECKQCGKCFTEAGDLRKHERVHTGEKPYKCKQCGKCFSRAGNLRAHERVHTGEKPYKCKQCGKCFREAGNLRKHERVHTGEKAYKCKQCGKCFSRAAHLRTHERVHTGERPYECKQCGKCFSQAGQLRTHERVHTGEKPYKCKQCGKCFSQAGQLRTHERVHTGEKPYKCKQCGKCFSQAGQLRTHETVHTGKKPYKCRQCGKCFSQAGSLRKHERVHTGEKRNKRKPIGKSFCNRGVRKDEKAGDRSASANEQGLLPCWLCQEELSSEELLLAHYQNHMTFEEPST